Proteins found in one Actinokineospora alba genomic segment:
- a CDS encoding tryptophan halogenase family protein, which produces MTKSGAAANLTDPGKTKSVVIVGGGTAGWMTAAYLKAAFGDRIDVTVVESAHIGSIGVGEATFSDIRHFFEFLRLEESDWMPACNATYKLGVRFEDWREPGHHFYHPFEQLGSVDGFPLSDWWLRMPQSSRFDRDCFVMAALCDAERSPRYADGTPLAQGVFENVGGGQSARSNIAEYQGAQFPYAYHFEAHLLAKFLTKYGTDRGVKHITDNVVDVALDEQGFVSHVDTAENGRLSGDLYIDCTGFRALLLKQALGEPFVSFQDTLPNNSAVALQVPMDMERKAIRPCTTATAQDAGWIWTIPLISRIGTGYVYADEYLSAEDAEKTLREFVGPEAADIPANHIKMRIGRSERSWVKNVVGIGLAAGFVEPLESTGIFFIHHAIEQIVRYFPGGRDDDVRRDAFNRSIEHVMEGVREFLCLHYVGAKRADNQYWKDTKTRKIPDALAERIEIWKHKVPDSESVYPYYHGLPPYSYNCILLGAGGIEVKHSPALDLADPTAAQVEFDRIRLKADKLVQELPSQNEFFAAMRANAK; this is translated from the coding sequence ATGACGAAAAGTGGCGCTGCCGCCAACCTGACCGACCCGGGCAAGACCAAGAGCGTCGTCATCGTCGGTGGCGGCACGGCAGGCTGGATGACCGCCGCCTACCTCAAGGCCGCCTTCGGCGACCGGATCGACGTCACCGTCGTGGAGTCGGCCCACATCGGCTCCATCGGGGTCGGTGAGGCGACCTTCAGCGACATCCGGCACTTCTTCGAGTTCCTCCGGCTGGAGGAGTCGGACTGGATGCCCGCCTGCAACGCCACCTACAAGCTCGGGGTGCGGTTCGAGGACTGGCGCGAACCCGGTCACCACTTCTACCACCCGTTCGAGCAGCTCGGGTCGGTCGACGGCTTCCCGTTGAGCGACTGGTGGCTGCGGATGCCGCAGTCGAGCCGGTTCGACCGCGACTGCTTCGTCATGGCCGCGCTGTGCGACGCCGAGCGCTCACCCCGCTACGCGGACGGCACGCCGCTGGCCCAGGGCGTGTTCGAGAATGTCGGCGGCGGCCAGTCGGCGCGGTCGAACATCGCCGAGTACCAGGGCGCGCAGTTCCCGTACGCGTACCACTTCGAGGCCCACCTGCTGGCGAAGTTCTTGACGAAGTACGGCACCGACCGCGGCGTCAAGCACATCACCGACAACGTCGTCGATGTCGCGCTCGACGAGCAGGGCTTCGTCTCGCACGTGGACACCGCCGAGAACGGGCGGCTGTCCGGCGACCTCTACATCGACTGCACCGGCTTCCGCGCGCTGCTGCTGAAGCAGGCCCTCGGCGAGCCGTTCGTGTCCTTCCAGGACACCCTGCCCAACAACAGCGCGGTCGCCCTGCAGGTCCCGATGGACATGGAGCGCAAGGCGATCCGCCCGTGCACCACTGCGACCGCCCAGGACGCGGGCTGGATCTGGACGATCCCGCTGATCAGCCGCATCGGCACCGGCTACGTCTACGCCGACGAGTACCTCTCGGCCGAGGACGCCGAGAAGACCCTGCGCGAGTTCGTCGGCCCCGAGGCCGCGGACATCCCGGCCAACCACATCAAGATGCGCATCGGCCGCAGTGAGCGCTCCTGGGTGAAGAACGTCGTCGGGATCGGCCTGGCCGCGGGCTTCGTCGAGCCCCTGGAGTCGACCGGCATCTTCTTCATCCACCACGCCATCGAGCAGATCGTCCGGTACTTCCCGGGCGGTCGCGACGACGACGTGCGCCGCGACGCGTTCAACCGCTCGATCGAGCACGTGATGGAGGGTGTCCGCGAGTTCCTGTGTCTGCACTACGTCGGCGCGAAGCGGGCCGACAACCAGTACTGGAAGGACACCAAGACCCGCAAGATCCCGGACGCGCTCGCCGAGCGCATCGAGATCTGGAAGCACAAGGTGCCGGACTCGGAGTCGGTCTACCCGTACTACCACGGTCTGCCGCCATACTCCTACAACTGCATCCTGCTCGGCGCGGGCGGCATCGAGGTCAAGCACTCTCCGGCGCTGGACCTGGCCGACCCGACCGCCGCGCAGGTCGAGTTCGACCGCATTCGGCTCAAGGCGGACAAGCTGGTTCAGGAACTGCCGAGCCAGAACGAGTTCTTCGCCGCCATGCGCGCCAACGCCAAGTAG
- a CDS encoding (2,3-dihydroxybenzoyl)adenylate synthase produces the protein MLDGFVPWPPDLAERYRGAGYWKGVAIGQLVAESAQRHPDKIAAVDATRRVTYTQLLDEADRIAAGLAGLGVGPGDRVMLHLPNVIEFLTTMVGLFRLGAIPVMALPGHRRDEITQLAIASGAVGYVGPDRFQGFDFRALAREVQADAPQLKHVVIVGDAAEFTALADLAKSELNDLPPVDAAEVALLLLSGGTTGVPKLIPRTHDDYAYNMFACAAVVEFTEDSVYLAANPVPHNAALGCPGALGALVVGGKAVLAGNPSPELVFPLITNEGVTHTALVPALALLWAEAAQTMPVDMTAMVIQVGSSKFSATAVQRVRTSLGCRLMNVYGIGEGLITSTRLSDPIELVYTCEGRPICPDDEIRVVDAEGNDVPTGVTGELLTRGPYTIRGYFAAPEVNRRSFTPDGFYRSGDLAKLTDDGNLVIEGRLKDIIHHLGEKVSAEEVESHVLTHSQIRDTAVVGVPDERRDERLCVFVVLAVDADTGPPPTLRTIREHIRGRGLASYKLPDELIIMPDLPRTPVGKVDKNALRSSLTQPQGS, from the coding sequence ATGCTGGACGGGTTCGTGCCGTGGCCACCCGATCTCGCCGAGCGCTACCGCGGCGCGGGCTACTGGAAGGGCGTCGCCATCGGGCAGCTCGTCGCCGAGAGCGCCCAACGCCATCCTGACAAGATCGCCGCGGTCGACGCGACCCGTCGGGTCACCTACACCCAGCTCCTCGACGAGGCCGACCGGATCGCCGCCGGCCTGGCCGGGCTCGGCGTGGGCCCGGGCGACCGGGTCATGCTGCACCTGCCCAATGTCATCGAGTTCCTCACCACGATGGTCGGTCTGTTCCGGCTCGGCGCGATTCCCGTGATGGCCCTGCCCGGCCACCGCCGCGACGAGATCACCCAGCTCGCGATCGCCTCGGGCGCCGTGGGCTACGTCGGCCCCGACCGGTTTCAGGGCTTTGACTTTCGCGCGCTGGCCCGCGAGGTCCAGGCCGACGCGCCGCAGCTCAAGCACGTCGTGATCGTCGGTGACGCCGCCGAGTTCACCGCCCTCGCCGACCTGGCCAAGTCCGAACTCAATGACCTGCCGCCGGTCGACGCCGCCGAAGTGGCGCTGCTGCTGCTGTCGGGCGGGACCACCGGCGTGCCGAAGCTGATCCCCAGGACCCACGACGACTACGCCTACAACATGTTCGCCTGCGCGGCGGTGGTCGAGTTCACCGAGGACAGCGTCTACCTCGCCGCGAACCCCGTCCCGCACAACGCCGCGCTCGGCTGCCCTGGTGCGCTCGGCGCGCTGGTTGTCGGCGGGAAGGCCGTGCTCGCGGGCAATCCCAGCCCGGAGCTGGTGTTCCCGCTGATCACGAACGAGGGCGTCACCCACACCGCGCTGGTGCCCGCTTTGGCGCTGCTGTGGGCTGAAGCCGCCCAGACCATGCCTGTCGACATGACCGCGATGGTGATCCAGGTCGGCAGCTCGAAGTTCAGCGCCACAGCGGTCCAGCGGGTCCGCACGAGCCTGGGCTGCCGGCTGATGAACGTCTACGGCATCGGCGAGGGCCTGATCACCTCCACCCGCCTCAGCGACCCGATCGAGCTGGTCTACACCTGTGAGGGCAGGCCGATCTGCCCCGACGACGAGATCCGCGTCGTCGACGCCGAGGGCAACGACGTCCCCACGGGTGTGACCGGGGAGCTGCTGACCCGCGGCCCGTACACGATCCGCGGCTACTTCGCCGCGCCCGAGGTCAACCGCCGTTCGTTCACCCCGGATGGCTTCTACCGCTCGGGTGACCTGGCCAAGCTGACCGACGACGGCAACCTCGTCATCGAGGGCAGGCTCAAGGACATCATCCACCACCTCGGGGAGAAGGTCTCCGCCGAGGAAGTGGAGAGCCACGTGCTGACCCACTCCCAGATCCGCGACACCGCCGTGGTCGGCGTCCCCGACGAGCGGCGCGACGAGCGCCTCTGCGTCTTCGTGGTGCTCGCCGTCGACGCCGACACCGGCCCGCCGCCGACGCTGCGGACGATCCGGGAGCACATCCGCGGACGCGGCCTAGCGTCGTACAAGCTGCCGGACGAGTTGATCATCATGCCCGATCTCCCGCGCACACCGGTCGGAAAGGTCGACAAGAACGCGCTGCGCTCGAGCCTGACGCAGCCGCAGGGCAGCTGA
- a CDS encoding thioesterase II family protein, which produces MCPPRLRHPQTRSDRPEAAPSPDRALKVCGEWPRAVVTLVRVNRARTRDRGWVRAITSREDPAVRLLCFPHSGGSAVTFRGWAAALPEDIGLFAVQYPGHGDRIAEDPAGGVAEMASGVAAELRTLGPADWALFGHSFGSLVAYETARVLQDDGRSARALFVSGARAPRHAGGGTTHHGSDDDLWSAVRELGGIEPELADDPDLRELLLPVLRSDIALHETYAPDPDALPLTVPVRAYHFTEDPLVDAEAVARWASVARGEFSTRSWPGGHFAFAENPTELIADISEMTVRLASRADNAKHAEHAEHAEHAEHANNTAAAR; this is translated from the coding sequence ATGTGTCCTCCTCGGTTGCGACACCCCCAGACTCGGTCAGACCGCCCCGAGGCCGCACCGAGCCCCGACAGAGCTTTGAAAGTTTGCGGCGAGTGGCCCAGGGCCGTCGTGACCCTCGTTCGTGTGAACCGCGCACGCACACGTGACCGAGGCTGGGTACGGGCCATCACCAGTCGGGAGGACCCAGCCGTTCGGCTTCTCTGTTTCCCGCATTCCGGTGGGTCGGCGGTGACCTTCCGCGGCTGGGCGGCGGCGCTGCCCGAGGACATCGGACTCTTCGCGGTGCAGTACCCCGGCCACGGGGACCGGATCGCCGAAGACCCCGCGGGCGGTGTCGCCGAAATGGCTTCCGGTGTCGCGGCGGAACTCCGCACGCTCGGCCCGGCGGACTGGGCGCTGTTCGGCCACAGCTTTGGTTCCCTGGTCGCCTACGAGACGGCGCGGGTATTGCAGGACGATGGCAGGTCGGCGCGGGCGCTGTTCGTCTCGGGCGCGCGCGCACCCCGGCACGCGGGCGGCGGGACCACCCACCACGGCTCCGACGACGACCTCTGGTCGGCCGTGCGTGAACTCGGGGGGATCGAGCCGGAGCTCGCTGACGACCCCGACCTGCGTGAGCTGCTGCTGCCGGTGTTGCGGTCGGACATCGCCCTGCACGAGACCTACGCGCCCGATCCGGACGCGCTGCCGCTGACGGTCCCGGTCCGCGCCTACCACTTCACCGAGGACCCGTTGGTCGACGCCGAGGCGGTGGCGAGGTGGGCGTCGGTGGCCCGCGGCGAGTTCAGCACGCGGTCGTGGCCGGGCGGCCACTTCGCGTTCGCCGAGAATCCGACGGAGCTGATCGCCGACATCTCCGAGATGACCGTTCGCCTCGCTTCCCGCGCCGACAACGCCAAGCACGCCGAGCACGCCGAGCACGCCGAGCACGCCGAGCACGCCAACAACACCGCGGCGGCGCGATGA
- a CDS encoding alpha/beta hydrolase, with protein MTIYLSYDQETLDVQYSPSSCVPDVTAYMTEYARRSAAARERLDVEVGVRYGQRPEELFDLFPATEPGGPLLVFVHGGYWQEVSRSESAFMAPDLVPAGVSVAALGYGLAPAYTLPEIIAMAADGIRWICANLDELPGKPGSVYLAGCSAGAHLIAMALLDEAGWARTGTRAVDAVSGAILLSGVYDLEPVSRTYVNAPLGLDTATARACSPMHHLGPALPPLVVARGESETEEFGRQQREFVEAVRALGGDVTELVAPSRNHFDLAYDLGRPGTALGDATAELLGRGAKRHAPHDLEEPQGSTTDVHRRVIDGQRARELGNVTGEPRNGIGGHERRD; from the coding sequence GTGACGATCTACCTTTCGTACGACCAGGAAACCCTGGACGTCCAGTACTCGCCGAGCTCGTGCGTCCCCGACGTCACCGCGTACATGACCGAGTACGCGCGGCGGAGCGCCGCGGCGCGGGAGCGGCTCGACGTCGAGGTCGGTGTCCGATATGGACAGAGGCCGGAAGAGCTGTTCGACCTGTTCCCCGCCACGGAGCCGGGTGGGCCGCTGCTGGTGTTCGTCCACGGCGGGTACTGGCAGGAGGTCAGCCGGAGCGAGTCGGCGTTCATGGCGCCCGACCTGGTGCCCGCCGGGGTGTCGGTCGCGGCGCTCGGGTACGGCCTGGCCCCGGCGTACACCCTGCCCGAGATCATCGCCATGGCGGCGGACGGCATCCGCTGGATCTGCGCCAACCTCGATGAGCTGCCCGGCAAGCCCGGATCGGTGTACCTGGCGGGCTGCTCGGCGGGTGCGCACCTGATCGCCATGGCGCTGCTCGACGAGGCGGGCTGGGCGCGGACCGGGACGCGGGCCGTGGACGCGGTGTCGGGCGCGATCCTGCTCAGCGGGGTGTACGACCTCGAACCGGTGTCGCGCACCTACGTCAACGCGCCACTCGGACTGGACACCGCCACCGCGCGCGCGTGCAGCCCGATGCACCACCTCGGTCCGGCGCTGCCGCCGCTCGTGGTGGCGCGCGGGGAGAGCGAGACCGAGGAATTCGGCAGACAGCAGCGGGAGTTCGTCGAGGCCGTGCGTGCGCTCGGTGGCGACGTCACCGAGCTGGTCGCCCCGTCGCGCAACCACTTCGACCTGGCCTACGACCTCGGTCGGCCGGGCACGGCGCTCGGCGACGCGACCGCCGAGCTCCTGGGGCGCGGGGCGAAGCGGCACGCCCCGCACGACCTCGAGGAGCCTCAGGGGTCCACAACAGACGTTCACCGCAGGGTCATCGATGGACAGCGCGCAAGGGAGCTCGGAAATGTCACCGGAGAACCACGAAACGGGATCGGCGGGCATGAGCGCCGCGACTGA
- a CDS encoding tryptophan 2,3-dioxygenase family protein yields the protein MTKPVPTGHLPAYGEILHLDEFLELACVHDTPDRTLFFAAHQSCEIWFAVVLRHLEQARDALTRDDGLVAVALLDRLPHLMRVVAEHFAVLMTLTPQSFDEIRATLGTSSGFQSAQYREIEFLCGARDPRFLNISGLNDGERARLVARLDEKSLGGAFVEYRARVGADAVEPGFLVERVHTALSNLDDSVRAWRALHAELAEKLLGGAQGTAGSSGAAYLWRSTRRTLFPEVFPQHESGDGEDPVRGDGGWA from the coding sequence ATGACCAAGCCGGTACCCACAGGCCATCTTCCGGCCTACGGGGAAATCCTCCACCTCGACGAGTTCCTCGAACTGGCCTGCGTGCACGACACGCCGGACCGCACGCTGTTCTTCGCGGCGCACCAGTCCTGTGAGATCTGGTTCGCCGTGGTGCTGCGCCACCTCGAGCAGGCACGCGACGCGCTCACCCGCGACGACGGGCTCGTCGCGGTCGCGCTGCTCGACCGGCTGCCCCACCTGATGCGGGTCGTCGCCGAGCACTTCGCCGTGCTGATGACCCTGACCCCGCAGTCCTTCGACGAGATCCGGGCGACGCTCGGGACCTCCAGCGGATTCCAGTCCGCCCAGTACCGCGAGATCGAATTCCTCTGCGGCGCAAGGGATCCCCGTTTCCTGAACATCTCGGGGCTCAACGACGGTGAGCGGGCCAGGCTGGTGGCGCGGCTGGATGAGAAGTCCCTGGGCGGCGCCTTCGTCGAGTACCGGGCGCGGGTGGGCGCCGACGCGGTGGAACCCGGTTTCCTCGTCGAGCGGGTGCACACCGCGTTGTCGAACCTCGACGACTCGGTGCGGGCGTGGCGGGCGCTGCACGCCGAGCTGGCGGAAAAGCTCCTTGGCGGTGCGCAGGGCACGGCAGGCTCATCGGGCGCCGCGTACCTGTGGCGATCGACCAGACGAACGTTGTTCCCCGAGGTCTTCCCGCAGCACGAGAGCGGCGATGGCGAGGACCCGGTGCGGGGCGACGGCGGCTGGGCCTGA
- a CDS encoding non-ribosomal peptide synthetase, giving the protein MSAATDLDALRETVSGVLGIELTPEDDETNLFELGLQSMDLMRLTQRLNGAGSEVTFARLSADPRLSAWAEFAITTESAAPEPEPAEPAVASAPLSTFPLTPVQQAYLFGRADHQALGGIGCHNYLEFDVPELEPQRLEAAVRALIERHPMLRARFSEDAMHHVLPESPWPGLTVNDWRDQTPDRAEASALALRDKLSHRWLHVDQGEVIDVSLSRLPGGVDRLHLNIDLVAADLASFRVILVELVALYDDPHGLPELTYTFGQYQADQAAVRESDRERARPYWQRRVPTLPGGPKLPLAVDPETVTKHKFVRRHWELSAEEWVALERRCGEAGLTPAAVLATAYSLILSRWSGDEHFLLSLPLFDRDLAAHPEIGSLIGDFSGLVLVEVDLAGDSFADCARVLQRQLHTDIGHAAYTGVDVLRDLARADVDAPRTAPVVFSYDLSAPLIPDEWANRFGDVSWMISQTPQIWLDQQIYRTCDNNVRLVWDAVEELFPAGVLDTMIAAYEALVRSLLVGRWDTWPELQLPAAQRAVRAKVNSDTRELTDNLLHTAFFKHAAARAGLPALLWGEDESLAHDELARRALAVAGALSRRGVGRGSSVAVVAPKGDQQIAAVLGVLAAGAAYLPIGMDQPAERRARILELGGAKVILDGTGQLNSADPGVEVLTIEAALTEEPLSAPVPAEPDDLAYVIFTSGSTGLPKGVELSHRASVNTVEDLNERFGVEANDRVLAVSALDFDLSVYDIFGPLAAGGAAVLVSETGRRDAAEWLALCHRHSVTIWNTVPALLDMVLIAAQDKSLPESMRVALLSGDWIGLDLPARLAEATGGRCRFVAAGGATEAAIWSNSFEVAAVEEGWRSIPYGKPLKNQKFRVVDGRGRDCPDWVPGELWIGGAGVALGYRGDAELTAARFPVVDGERWYRTGDLGRYWPDGNLEFLGRLDHQVKINGFRVELGEIEACLQADAEVAQAVAVVVTEGGRGVVAAVTERSTAGERGPQGVDRPAAAGGDFLPPAADAEANPLEHQLVEALLADVVAPLVDGVAAALPICAQQRPVVEIWLDYLAQRAVVRRTGAGCEPGPRWAEVTDQAWIKQVRESAVGTRFAAVATALEWAAPLFTGILSGRADATALLDDPVLAPEALNDLMPATADCRKAIGADLRGRSGAVAQWAVAGGDGAARVLTELASDAVEYTLFGSSAPALARAEMTLAEQGHRTRVSVQGPDAIAEQHVHAFAAVVADNVLHRLPDPDVAAATMAVLLAPGGRLYLLERAHPTPLALITALPLEARAGRFDDGAHTTGWLHGPQRWTQALADAGFGDIQVLRAESTGEILLTADRPESARGVDMDALRRWAADRLPEHMVPAHLAVLPVLPLSANGKVDRRRIVTALEQSVDRPRDVGDPPRGTTEEFVAQLWMKLLGLDSVGRDENFFRLGGDSLLATRFVAEVRGEHGVDVPMREVMRTPTVAGLGALIDGSGAEDLEEGSL; this is encoded by the coding sequence ATGAGCGCCGCGACTGATCTCGACGCACTGCGCGAGACGGTGTCCGGTGTCCTCGGCATCGAGCTGACCCCGGAGGACGACGAGACCAACCTCTTCGAACTCGGTCTGCAGTCGATGGACCTGATGCGGCTGACCCAGCGGCTCAACGGCGCGGGCTCCGAGGTCACCTTCGCGCGGCTGTCCGCCGACCCCCGGCTGTCGGCTTGGGCCGAGTTCGCGATCACCACCGAATCCGCAGCGCCCGAACCCGAGCCCGCCGAACCCGCCGTCGCGAGCGCTCCGCTGAGCACGTTCCCGCTGACTCCGGTGCAGCAGGCCTACTTGTTCGGCCGCGCCGACCACCAGGCGCTCGGCGGGATCGGCTGCCACAACTACCTCGAGTTCGACGTGCCGGAGCTGGAGCCCCAGCGCCTGGAGGCCGCCGTGCGGGCGCTCATCGAGCGCCACCCAATGCTGCGGGCGCGGTTCAGCGAGGACGCGATGCACCACGTCCTGCCCGAGTCGCCGTGGCCGGGTCTGACCGTCAACGACTGGCGCGACCAGACCCCCGATCGCGCCGAGGCGTCCGCGCTCGCGTTGCGCGACAAGCTTTCCCACCGGTGGCTGCACGTCGACCAGGGCGAGGTCATCGACGTCTCGCTGTCGCGGCTGCCCGGCGGGGTCGACCGGCTGCACCTCAACATCGACCTCGTCGCCGCCGACCTGGCCAGCTTCCGGGTGATCCTGGTCGAGCTGGTCGCGTTGTACGACGACCCCCACGGCCTGCCCGAGCTCACCTACACCTTCGGCCAGTACCAGGCCGACCAGGCCGCGGTCCGCGAGTCCGACCGCGAGCGGGCGCGCCCGTACTGGCAGCGGCGCGTGCCGACGCTGCCCGGCGGTCCGAAGCTGCCGCTCGCGGTCGACCCGGAGACCGTCACCAAGCACAAATTCGTCCGCAGGCACTGGGAGTTGAGCGCGGAGGAGTGGGTCGCGCTCGAGCGCCGCTGCGGCGAGGCGGGCCTGACCCCGGCCGCGGTGCTGGCCACCGCGTACTCGCTGATCCTGTCCCGGTGGAGCGGGGACGAGCACTTCCTGCTCAGCCTGCCGCTGTTCGACCGCGACCTCGCCGCGCACCCGGAGATCGGCAGCCTGATCGGCGACTTCTCCGGGCTGGTGCTGGTGGAGGTCGACCTGGCGGGCGACAGCTTCGCCGACTGCGCGCGGGTCCTGCAGCGGCAGTTGCACACCGACATCGGGCACGCCGCCTACACCGGTGTCGACGTGCTGCGCGACCTGGCCCGCGCCGACGTCGACGCGCCCCGCACCGCACCGGTCGTGTTCTCCTACGACCTGTCGGCCCCGCTGATCCCCGACGAGTGGGCCAACCGCTTCGGCGATGTCTCGTGGATGATCTCGCAGACCCCGCAGATCTGGCTCGACCAGCAGATCTACCGCACCTGCGACAACAACGTGCGCCTGGTGTGGGACGCGGTCGAGGAACTCTTCCCCGCGGGCGTGCTCGACACGATGATCGCGGCCTACGAGGCGCTCGTGCGTTCGCTGCTGGTCGGCCGGTGGGACACCTGGCCGGAACTCCAACTGCCCGCCGCGCAGCGTGCGGTGCGCGCCAAGGTCAATTCCGACACCCGCGAGCTGACCGACAACCTGCTGCACACCGCGTTCTTCAAGCACGCCGCCGCGCGGGCGGGCCTGCCCGCGTTGCTGTGGGGTGAGGACGAGTCGCTGGCGCACGACGAACTGGCTCGGCGGGCGCTGGCCGTCGCGGGCGCCTTGTCGCGGCGCGGTGTCGGCCGCGGCTCGTCCGTCGCTGTGGTCGCGCCGAAGGGCGACCAGCAGATCGCGGCGGTCCTCGGTGTGCTCGCCGCGGGTGCGGCGTACCTCCCGATCGGCATGGACCAGCCCGCCGAGCGGCGCGCGCGCATCCTGGAGTTGGGCGGCGCCAAGGTGATCCTCGACGGCACCGGGCAGCTGAACTCGGCCGACCCCGGCGTCGAGGTGCTCACGATCGAGGCCGCGCTGACCGAGGAGCCGCTGAGCGCTCCGGTGCCCGCCGAGCCGGACGATCTGGCGTACGTGATCTTCACCTCCGGCTCCACCGGCCTGCCCAAGGGCGTGGAGCTGAGCCACCGCGCCAGTGTCAACACCGTCGAGGACCTCAACGAGCGGTTCGGGGTCGAGGCGAACGACCGGGTGCTGGCGGTGTCCGCCCTCGACTTCGACCTGTCCGTGTACGACATCTTCGGCCCACTCGCGGCGGGCGGCGCGGCCGTGCTGGTCTCCGAGACCGGTAGGCGCGACGCCGCCGAATGGCTGGCGCTGTGCCACCGGCATTCGGTGACCATCTGGAACACCGTTCCCGCGCTGCTCGACATGGTGCTGATCGCGGCGCAGGACAAGTCGCTGCCCGAGTCGATGCGCGTGGCACTGCTCTCCGGTGACTGGATCGGGCTCGACCTGCCCGCGCGGCTGGCCGAGGCGACCGGCGGCCGGTGCCGGTTCGTCGCCGCGGGCGGTGCCACCGAGGCCGCGATCTGGTCGAACTCGTTCGAGGTCGCCGCGGTCGAGGAAGGCTGGCGGTCGATCCCGTACGGCAAGCCGCTGAAGAACCAGAAGTTCCGCGTCGTGGACGGCCGCGGTCGCGACTGCCCCGACTGGGTGCCCGGCGAGTTGTGGATCGGCGGCGCGGGTGTCGCGCTCGGCTACCGAGGCGACGCCGAGCTGACCGCCGCGCGGTTCCCGGTCGTCGACGGCGAGCGCTGGTACCGCACCGGCGACCTCGGCCGCTACTGGCCCGACGGCAACCTCGAGTTCCTTGGCCGCCTCGACCACCAGGTCAAGATCAACGGCTTCCGGGTGGAACTCGGCGAGATCGAGGCGTGCCTACAGGCCGACGCCGAGGTGGCCCAGGCTGTCGCGGTGGTGGTCACCGAGGGCGGCCGCGGGGTCGTCGCAGCCGTGACCGAGCGTTCGACGGCGGGGGAGCGCGGCCCGCAAGGCGTCGACCGCCCAGCCGCCGCGGGCGGCGATTTCCTGCCGCCCGCCGCGGACGCCGAGGCGAACCCACTGGAGCACCAGCTGGTGGAGGCGCTGCTCGCCGACGTCGTCGCGCCGCTGGTCGACGGGGTGGCCGCCGCGCTGCCGATCTGCGCGCAACAGCGTCCTGTCGTGGAGATCTGGCTCGACTACCTCGCCCAGCGTGCGGTGGTGCGCCGCACGGGCGCGGGCTGCGAGCCGGGGCCCCGGTGGGCCGAGGTCACGGACCAGGCGTGGATCAAGCAGGTGCGCGAATCCGCCGTCGGCACCCGGTTTGCGGCCGTCGCGACCGCCCTGGAGTGGGCGGCGCCGCTCTTCACCGGGATCCTCTCGGGCCGCGCCGACGCCACCGCCCTGCTCGACGACCCGGTGCTGGCCCCGGAAGCGCTCAACGACCTGATGCCCGCGACGGCCGACTGCCGCAAGGCCATCGGCGCGGACCTGCGCGGCCGCTCCGGCGCCGTGGCGCAGTGGGCGGTGGCGGGCGGCGACGGCGCCGCGCGAGTGCTCACCGAACTAGCCTCCGACGCCGTCGAGTACACCCTGTTCGGCTCCTCGGCGCCCGCGCTGGCCAGGGCCGAGATGACGCTGGCCGAGCAGGGGCACCGCACGCGGGTGTCGGTGCAGGGCCCCGATGCGATCGCCGAGCAGCACGTCCACGCCTTCGCCGCCGTCGTCGCCGACAACGTGCTGCACCGGCTGCCCGACCCGGACGTGGCCGCGGCCACGATGGCGGTCCTGCTCGCCCCTGGCGGCAGGCTCTACCTGCTCGAACGCGCCCACCCGACGCCGCTGGCGCTGATCACCGCGCTGCCGCTGGAGGCGCGAGCGGGCCGGTTCGACGACGGCGCGCACACCACGGGCTGGCTACACGGCCCGCAGCGCTGGACCCAGGCCCTCGCTGACGCCGGATTCGGCGACATCCAGGTGCTGCGCGCGGAGAGCACCGGCGAGATCCTGCTCACCGCGGACCGGCCGGAGTCGGCGCGCGGCGTCGACATGGACGCCCTTCGCCGGTGGGCCGCCGACCGCCTGCCCGAGCACATGGTGCCAGCACACCTCGCGGTCCTGCCGGTGCTCCCGCTCAGCGCGAACGGCAAAGTCGACCGCAGGCGGATCGTCACCGCGCTCGAACAGTCCGTCGACCGGCCGCGTGACGTGGGCGACCCGCCGCGCGGCACGACCGAGGAGTTCGTCGCCCAGCTGTGGATGAAGCTGCTGGGGCTCGACTCGGTCGGCCGCGACGAGAACTTCTTCCGGCTCGGCGGCGACAGCCTGCTCGCCACCCGCTTCGTCGCCGAGGTGCGGGGCGAACACGGCGTCGACGTGCCGATGCGCGAGGTCATGCGCACGCCGACGGTCGCGGGCCTGGGCGCGTTGATCGACGGGTCCGGCGCCGAGGACCTCGAGGAGGGTTCGCTATGA